The segment ACTTTCTCCTTTAGCAGGCTTTGTTTTCTTTGGTTTTTTCTTCCCGCTTGACTCTTGATCTATTTTCACAACTATCTTCTCCGATACGACTTCAGAATTAACATCAGCAGCTTCTTTATTAGCTTCTGTTGTCACTTTATTTATACGTTTTCTTTTGGGTTTGTTTTCTTCCTCTAAATTTGGGTTTTCTATCATACGAAATTATGATTTACAAATAGGTTTAAATAAAAAATTGAATAAACTTCAAGGGTGGGTGAACAATAAGAATATTGGATTTTTTCTTAGAAAATTTGAACTTAGTATAAATACTCTATTCAAATCTAAAGCAAATTTATACTTTAATTTTTAATTACAATATTTTTTTATTGAGAATTACCAAAAAAAATCAAACTTTGTACCTTAAACGCAGCACTAAAAAGTTCAAACGAATTTAATTTGAAATAGATAAATCCATGGATTGGAGACAGAAAATTCAAGCACTTAGAGAAGAAGTATCTCAATATAAGATTGAGAAAAAGGAAGATGTAGAGAAGTTTAGGATTGCTTTTTTAGGTACAAAAGGCAAATTAAAAGATGCCATGTCTCTCATAGCAGAAGTCCCAGCAGAATTGAGAAAAGATTTCGGGCTTCTGGTCAATGAAGTTAAAAATCACGCTGATACCAAATGGAATGAATCAAAAGATGCATTCGAGAATAGTGATGAATCCAGTAAAGTAGATTTCGACTTAACCGCACCTGCTTTCCATGGTCAACTAGGTGGGCTGCACCCGATAACCAAAACCAAGCGTAAGATGATCAGCATATTTGAACGCATAGGTTTTACCATATTCGAAGGTCCCGAAATCGTCGATGACTGGCATAACTTTACAGCACTCAATATGCCTCAGGATCACCCTGCTAGAGATATGCAGGATACGTTTTTCTTGACTGAAAATTTAGAGTATCTCCTTCGTACCCATACATCGAGTTCTCAAATATTGGCGTTAGAGACCCAGAAATTACCATTACGAATCATCACCCCAGGGCGTGTATACAGAAATGAAACGATTTCTGCACGAGCTCATTGTACATTTCATCAAGTAGAAGGACTCTATATCGATGAAGGTGTTTCCTTTGCTGATCTGAAACAGTGTATTTATTATTTTGCTAAAGAGATGTTCGGTTCAGAGAATATCCGACTACGACCTTCCTATTTTCCTTTTACAGAACCTAGTGCAGAGGTGGATATCTCTTGCTTTATATGTGATCAGAAGGGATGCCCCGTATGCAAGAAGACCGGCTGGGTAGAAATTGGTGGCTGTGGCATGGTAGATCCTGCTGTACTTAAAAATTGCAATATTGATACCGAGAAATATAATGGCTTCGCCTTCGGTATGGGAATAGAGCGTATAGCTATGCTCTACTATCAAATCAATGATTTAAGACTTTTCTGGCAAAATGATATGCGGTTTTTGAGGCAGTTTTAATCAATTTAAAGATCACGTTTTTTCCACCATATCTCTATCTCTGCTAAAAATCAAAACAAGAACTCCAATAAAGAGATAGATATAGTAACTCATAAAACGCCATACAAAGGCAGCTGTGCCGCTGAGTCCGGGCAGTATACTATCACAATAAAATGCCATATACAGTGCTTCTGCTATGCCGCTACTGCCTGGTGTAGAAGGTAAATAAAACATCAACCATAATGCGTATTGCTTCACATAAACATAAAGCCAATCTATCTGACCACTACTAAATCCATAAACAATAGCGACGCCTACTAAATAACGACCTACCCATGACATGAGTGTATAGACACAAAGCTGTAACCAAAATCTGAATTTTTTACTACGTATATGGATACTGGTATGATGAATCTCATCTGCAAAATCATCCATCCTCGTCCGCCATTTTTTCAACAGTGGGAGTCGCGCTATGGTTTTGATGAATTGCCTGATCCAACTAGGGTAGATAAATATCCCTACAAAAACAATCCCTACAAAAACTAGAATAAATATTAACATCAATATGACTGTGTATTCGAGATACTTAATACTTTCTATCCAAGGAATTTTCGCTTTTAAAGCTAGCCAGTCAGGACATTGTGTCCCCAGATGAAACATCTGCTTGCCAAACAAAAAATAAAATACAGGGAATAGAAGAATGAAAATAAACTCGTCTAGCAGGATAGCAATAAGCACTATCGATGACGCCTTCGCCGCAGAGATTTTATTTTTAATGAGTAAATAGATAGCGACGGCTTTCCCTCCTATCATACCCGGAGTAATAGCAGAACCAAATTCCCAAAGTAAAATAATCTTGACACTTTTCCAGAAACCGATTTTATAATCGCAAAGCAGTCTTAGCCGCAAGACATAACCTAGATCCCTTAATATGAGCATAACTGCTGCTAGGGCTATTCCCTGTCCCATGAGACCGGTCCACTTCAAGGAAAGGAGTTGGCCAAAATCTAGGGTATTCTTGGTAAAAAAATAGCCTATAAAAAAGATGATCAGGAAATAGAATACAATTTTTTGCGCACTAAATGGCTTGCTCTGTTTCATCTGTATTTTTTAATGAAATCCAGAAATTATTGATTCTTTCACCGATGATAATCGCTATACGAGATTCTTGAACCAATTCTAAAATGGCTAGAAAGTGATAAATAGCATGTAGTCGAGTTTCGATATCAGAAAATAGTTCCTCAAATTCGATTTTCTCTTTTCGTTCCAACTTGGCAATAATCGTATCCTTTTCTTCTACTATGGAGTATTTAATGTAGGCTATTTCGTGCTTAGTATCATCTTCTCGCAATTGTTTTTGAATTAATAATTTTTCAAAAACTTTGAAAAGCTTAGAGACGTTGACACTCTCCATTTCAAGCTCCGTTCGATACAAATCCGCAATTTCCTTAATCTCCGTGATAGCTGCGGGGCGCTTGATTTTCTGATGTTGAGCCTCTTCTAGATTATGCAAATAGTCACTTATCTCTTTATACTGTTTATACTCTAGAATTTTTTGAATTAATTCTTTTCGGGGATCTATTTCATTTCCTTCTTCGTCGAGTTGTTTTCTGGGGAGAAGCATCTGTGCTTTGATCTTCATAAGCGTAGCTGCTACGAGAATAAATTCGCTCGCTACTTCGATATTGAACTCGCGCATCTTATGAATATAACCCAAAAAATCGGCAGTGATATTATGTATAGGAATATCATAAATATCTAATTCATCTCGTTCGATGAAAAATAGCAACAAATCAAAGGGTCCTTTGAACTGTGGGAGGGCTATTTCAAAAACTTCATTTTCTCCTGGCTGACTCATGCGCGCTTTTGATTAAATTTATTCATAGCTATAGGGAATCCTGCTAGAATAGATTCTTCGATAGCTAAGATAGCATTATCGAGATAATTTGGTAGATTTTTCACCTCTTCTTCTGTCCATTTACCTAAAACATAGTCTACTTGACCTCCTTTATGAAATTCATTTCCTATACCAAATCTCAATCTTGGGTATTGTCCTGTTTGCAACTCTAGTTCGATATTGCCTAGTCCATTATGCCCACCGCTGCTGCCACTTGTTTTGATTCGAATTTGTCCAAATGGTAAGGCGAGTTCATCTAGGATAGCCATGGATTGCTCCCTAGGAATTTCGAGTTTATCTAACCAATATTTATAAGCCTTCCCACTGAGATTCATATAGGTGGTAGGCTTGATGATAGTGACTATTTTATTTTTCAAACGAAATTCAGCCATATCTGCATAACGTTCAGCTTTGAAACTAAAATTATGCTTACTCGCCATTCTGTCTGCGACTAAGAAGCCAACATTATGACGGGTGTAGGTGTATTCCGCGCCAATATTACCAAGTGCTACGACTAAAAATTTCAAGGTTAAATAAAAATTTACAATACCGCCTTGGCGATATTGATGACACCATCCGATTTACTCATAGTATAGTAATGAAGCGAGGGTACACCAGCAGCTTTTAATTCTTTACTCTGCATGATACACCATTCTTCTCCTACTTTTTTGACATCTGCTTTGGTTTTACATTTTTCTACTTCTTTGGTCAATTCGTCGGGAATCTCCAAGAAAAATCTCGATGGAATAGACTTCAATTGATACTTAGCGTCAATTGGCTTCAATCCTGGTATGATAGGCACATGGATACCTTCTTTTCTGCATCGGGCTACAAAATCAAAATACTTTTTATTATCAAAAAACATCTGTGTGATAATATAGTCTGCACCGAGATCTACTTTATTTTTTAACCACTTGAGATCCGTGTTCATATTCGGAGCTTCGAAGTGTTTTTCAGGATAACCAGCTACTCCTATGCAAAAATCTGTTTCCATCTCATTGAGTGTTTCCTCGTGTAGAAATTTGCCTCTATTCATATTGGATACTTGTTCCACTAATTCACTGGCAAATTTATGCTGATTGGTTTTACCGATTTGCAGGCTATTCTTTTCATCGCCTTTCAAAACCATGACATTTTCTATACCTTGATAGCAAAGGGAGAAGAGCGCATCTTCTGTCTCTTCTTTACTGAACCCTACACAAACAAGATGTGGCACAGTCTCTACATTATACTTGTACGAAATCGCCGCACAAATTCCTACCGTACCTGGTCTCGGTCTAAGTGGCGCCTCTTCTATCAAGCCATCAGGTCTGCGCTTATAAATCATTTCTTCAGGGTGATAGGTAACGTCTACAAAGGCTGGATTAAACTCCATCAAAGGATTCAACACATCGAAAAGATCATTGATTTTTTTGCCTTTCTGAGGTGGTAAAATTTCGATTGAAAAAAGGGTTTTTCCCTTGGCTGCCGCTAATTTATCTGTAACTTTCATACTTATTGTCTGATAGACAAATGTACATGAAAATAATTAGTTTATCGGAACGAATACGTCAAAAAATCTCAAAATTAAGTAGCATTCAACTTATCAAGAACAAAATACATATCCAATTTTAGTCCGTTTTTCACCTCGATGACACCTCTTTTCTCGCATTTGAAATAAGGTTCAATATAGTTAAAGGTTGATTGGCTTATATTTATTTTACCAGGAGAACTGCTCGACTCCATTCTTGCGGCAACATTCACAGTATCACCCCATATATCATAAGCGTATTTATGAGTACCCACAACTCCTGAGACGATACTGCCTGAATGAATACCTATACGAAACTCAAATGCATACCCAAATTTTTGCTTGACTACTGCATGCGACTCCGTAACGAACTGAATGATATCATGAGCTGCCGAAACCAGAGACCATGCATGATTTGGAGAATTATTCAACCCGCTAACACATAGATAGGCATCGCCAATGGTTTTTATCTTTTCAATATCATTATAGTTTGAAACAATAGAATCAAATTTAGCAAAATAGAAGTCGAGAATATTGATAAGTATTTCAGGCTCTAGGCTAGTCGCCAAATTTGTAAATTCCTTGACATCGCAGAACATAACTGTCACAGCTTCGTGTCGCTGAGGAATAGCTTTGCCATACATTTTAAGTTGTTTTACAGTCTTAGCTGGTAGAATATTATGAATCAATGCTTCAGACTTTTGTCTTTCCCTTCTAATAAATATGGATAAAAATCCAATAACTAGAAACAAGCCACCAAGCACCCCAGCAGCTATTATGGCCTTCTTGTTGTTTTCTTTTTGACGAACAATTGTATCATTGAGTTGTTTCCGCTCTATTTCATTCCTATATTTAGAATAGGTCAAAGCTATCTGAGAAGTAATATCCAAGCCTGTAGCTGCATCTTTCAATTCTTGAACCTCCAGTAAGTACTGATGTGCTTCTTTGATCTTGCCCATTTTGTAATAGATGTCATGTAATAACTGAGCAATAGCTATCTTGTTTCCAGCAATATCATTTGATCCTTTTGAGTTAGAATATTGATAGGCCTTTAAACCGTAGTCAAGTGCCTGCGTCAATTTGTTCTCTAAATAGTTGATTTTTGAATACAACGTATAAGCAACGGCAATAGCTGCTGGTTCATTCCTTGTTTTGTAGTAATTCAAGGATTTAGCTAATAAATTCTCTGCTTTTTTATATTCTTGCTTATTCACAAGCACCTTAGCTATTCCCTGTTCTATTTCATGCTCTCTATCCGAGTTAGTATTTTTTTTAACTAAATCTAAAGCAAAGAGAAAATAACGCATTGCTGAATCATATTGTTTTAATTCATAATAACTCAAACCGCTTAAATATAATGGCACACTACGAAATGATTCCTCGCCTTTCCACCTATTTTTAATTGCTATCTGAAAATATTGAATGGCATCATCATACTTATGATTGGCGTAGAAAATAATTCCGAGATAGTTATAAGACTTGGAGATATATTCTTTATTCCCAATTATTTCTGCATATTTCAATGATTCAAAAAAGAATTTAACAGCCCGGACATCATCCTTTTTCCATACATGTTCTATCTTCCCCAGGCGATAATAAGACATTAATAAACCGTTATAGTCTTTTTTTGATTTAGAATATTCTATTAAGTCTAATAAAATTTTCTCTCCTAGGGCGATAGAATCAAATGATTCAGCATAATAAGTATCGTATAAGTCAAGACTATGAATGATAAAATTATCTTTTTCTTTTACCGCTGTCTTATTTCTATCTATTTCTATATTTCCATAGCTAGATTGAAATGACAATAATATAACTATTGGAAGATAAATCATAAGATTTCGATGCATGAATCTGAGTCTAAAGTATAGAGATAGGTAAATTTCCGTTACCAAATATAATAATTATAATTAATATTAATTTTTTTATATAATTTTGACATTCACCAAAAAATAATTATCGCATGAAATCTAGCCCAAAGTTATTTCTTTCCCTATTTCCAGGGTTTATTGCAGGAATGATGTTTCAGTATCAATTCAACCAAAATCCATCTGAAATCAAGACATCTGAAAAAATGCCTAGGATAGATAAAGATCTGGTAGATCAATCTTGTCAAAG is part of the Chitinophagales bacterium genome and harbors:
- the pheS gene encoding phenylalanine--tRNA ligase subunit alpha, with translation MDWRQKIQALREEVSQYKIEKKEDVEKFRIAFLGTKGKLKDAMSLIAEVPAELRKDFGLLVNEVKNHADTKWNESKDAFENSDESSKVDFDLTAPAFHGQLGGLHPITKTKRKMISIFERIGFTIFEGPEIVDDWHNFTALNMPQDHPARDMQDTFFLTENLEYLLRTHTSSSQILALETQKLPLRIITPGRVYRNETISARAHCTFHQVEGLYIDEGVSFADLKQCIYYFAKEMFGSENIRLRPSYFPFTEPSAEVDISCFICDQKGCPVCKKTGWVEIGGCGMVDPAVLKNCNIDTEKYNGFAFGMGIERIAMLYYQINDLRLFWQNDMRFLRQF
- a CDS encoding flippase-like domain-containing protein — protein: MKQSKPFSAQKIVFYFLIIFFIGYFFTKNTLDFGQLLSLKWTGLMGQGIALAAVMLILRDLGYVLRLRLLCDYKIGFWKSVKIILLWEFGSAITPGMIGGKAVAIYLLIKNKISAAKASSIVLIAILLDEFIFILLFPVFYFLFGKQMFHLGTQCPDWLALKAKIPWIESIKYLEYTVILMLIFILVFVGIVFVGIFIYPSWIRQFIKTIARLPLLKKWRTRMDDFADEIHHTSIHIRSKKFRFWLQLCVYTLMSWVGRYLVGVAIVYGFSSGQIDWLYVYVKQYALWLMFYLPSTPGSSGIAEALYMAFYCDSILPGLSGTAAFVWRFMSYYIYLFIGVLVLIFSRDRDMVEKT
- a CDS encoding segregation/condensation protein A; translation: MSQPGENEVFEIALPQFKGPFDLLLFFIERDELDIYDIPIHNITADFLGYIHKMREFNIEVASEFILVAATLMKIKAQMLLPRKQLDEEGNEIDPRKELIQKILEYKQYKEISDYLHNLEEAQHQKIKRPAAITEIKEIADLYRTELEMESVNVSKLFKVFEKLLIQKQLREDDTKHEIAYIKYSIVEEKDTIIAKLERKEKIEFEELFSDIETRLHAIYHFLAILELVQESRIAIIIGERINNFWISLKNTDETEQAI
- a CDS encoding aminoacyl-tRNA hydrolase; protein product: MKFLVVALGNIGAEYTYTRHNVGFLVADRMASKHNFSFKAERYADMAEFRLKNKIVTIIKPTTYMNLSGKAYKYWLDKLEIPREQSMAILDELALPFGQIRIKTSGSSGGHNGLGNIELELQTGQYPRLRFGIGNEFHKGGQVDYVLGKWTEEEVKNLPNYLDNAILAIEESILAGFPIAMNKFNQKRA
- a CDS encoding methylenetetrahydrofolate reductase, which produces MKVTDKLAAAKGKTLFSIEILPPQKGKKINDLFDVLNPLMEFNPAFVDVTYHPEEMIYKRRPDGLIEEAPLRPRPGTVGICAAISYKYNVETVPHLVCVGFSKEETEDALFSLCYQGIENVMVLKGDEKNSLQIGKTNQHKFASELVEQVSNMNRGKFLHEETLNEMETDFCIGVAGYPEKHFEAPNMNTDLKWLKNKVDLGADYIITQMFFDNKKYFDFVARCRKEGIHVPIIPGLKPIDAKYQLKSIPSRFFLEIPDELTKEVEKCKTKADVKKVGEEWCIMQSKELKAAGVPSLHYYTMSKSDGVINIAKAVL